In Paracoccaceae bacterium Fryx2, a single genomic region encodes these proteins:
- the tagH gene encoding type VI secretion system-associated FHA domain protein TagH: MAVTLRFQSTGTVPGNGRPITMNGPSLTIGRGDENDLVLPDPEKLISKRHCAIEDHAGNIIVVDFSTNGTFLNYGKVPLGRVATPLNDGDILTMGTYELVVEITYAKSAAAGIPAPLEDGPVSHGRADASPDLMSLLDDTAASGRPGAVDFLDELLGASVPDGPSRVKRPELGDDGLLPPLGEDAAGGMLSARPDPYDGLGASQSSHSPAMQDSFVPPRTARPASTIPDDWDEDFLSPAPRRPEAEPAPPPLAAPVFIPDDLTDFGPEPDAAPPPPAPAFIPDHLAGLASTPTPPTPPAPPPGPRPVADDVAARAFLRATGADHLPISDEELVPTLSRLGHVLRILIHGMREVLMTRSSIKSEFRIQQTVIGAGGNNPLKFSISPEQAVEAMVKPMTRGYLDAAEAAEQAMRDIKAHEIAMMTGMEAAMKGILKRLDPAALEGKIATSAGIGSILKGRKALYWEAYEKMYAEISDQAENDFHELFAREFARAYQAQLERLK; this comes from the coding sequence ATGGCCGTCACGCTGCGCTTCCAGTCCACCGGCACGGTTCCGGGCAATGGCCGCCCGATCACGATGAACGGCCCGTCGCTGACCATCGGGCGCGGCGACGAGAACGACCTGGTGCTGCCCGACCCCGAGAAGCTGATCTCGAAACGCCACTGCGCCATCGAGGATCACGCGGGCAACATCATCGTGGTCGATTTCTCGACCAACGGCACTTTCCTGAATTACGGCAAGGTGCCGCTGGGCCGGGTCGCCACGCCGCTGAACGACGGCGACATCCTGACCATGGGCACCTATGAACTGGTGGTCGAAATCACCTATGCCAAGTCTGCGGCGGCGGGCATCCCCGCGCCGCTGGAGGATGGGCCGGTGTCGCACGGCCGCGCCGACGCCTCGCCCGATCTGATGAGCCTGCTCGATGATACCGCCGCCAGCGGCCGTCCGGGGGCGGTGGATTTTCTGGATGAACTGCTGGGTGCCTCGGTTCCGGACGGCCCGTCGCGGGTCAAGCGGCCGGAACTGGGTGACGACGGCCTGCTGCCGCCGCTGGGCGAGGATGCGGCGGGCGGGATGCTGTCGGCACGGCCCGATCCCTATGACGGGCTGGGGGCCAGTCAGTCGTCGCACAGCCCGGCAATGCAGGACAGTTTCGTCCCACCCCGCACGGCCAGGCCCGCCAGCACGATCCCCGACGACTGGGACGAGGATTTTCTCTCGCCCGCCCCGCGCCGCCCCGAGGCCGAACCCGCGCCGCCGCCGCTGGCCGCCCCGGTGTTCATCCCCGACGATCTGACGGATTTCGGACCGGAACCCGATGCGGCACCACCCCCGCCTGCCCCGGCGTTCATTCCCGATCACCTTGCGGGGCTCGCGTCAACCCCCACGCCGCCGACACCGCCCGCCCCGCCGCCTGGCCCCCGGCCCGTGGCGGACGATGTGGCCGCCCGCGCCTTCCTGCGCGCCACCGGGGCCGACCATCTGCCGATCAGCGACGAGGAACTGGTGCCCACCCTTTCACGGCTGGGCCATGTGCTGCGCATCCTGATCCACGGGATGCGCGAGGTGCTGATGACCCGCAGTTCGATCAAGTCGGAGTTCCGCATCCAGCAGACGGTGATCGGTGCCGGCGGCAACAACCCGCTGAAATTCTCGATCAGCCCGGAACAGGCAGTCGAGGCGATGGTCAAGCCGATGACGCGCGGCTATCTCGACGCGGCCGAAGCCGCCGAACAGGCGATGCGCGACATCAAGGCCCATGAGATCGCCATGATGACCGGGATGGAGGCCGCGATGAAGGGCATCCTGAAACGGCTGGACCCGGCGGCGCTGGAAGGGAAAATCGCGACAAGTGCCGGGATCGGGTCTATCCTGAAAGGCAGGAAGGCGCTGTATTGGGAAGCCTATGAAAAGATGTATGCCGAAATCTCGGATCAGGCCGAAAACGATTTTCACGAACTGTTCGCCCGCGAGTTTGCCCGCGCCTACCAGGCCCAGCTTGAAAGATTGAAATGA
- the tssK gene encoding type VI secretion system baseplate subunit TssK — MSWDSKVLWTEGLFLQPHHFQQADRHAEAMRAGLARRLAPYAWGVSDLEIDLDVLKVGQFALKSCSGLTQDGTVFRVPGAEDHPPALEVPLAIKDCIVYLSVPQHRQGALEVDMTGAELSAARLRPAELEVTDTMGSGRKAATLSVGKLRLQFALAVDDLADRLVIAVARIVEVRPDREVVLDKGFIPSCLDLRAAAPLEGFLRELDGLLGHRMTALAGRMTQIGGAKGAAEIQDFLLLMAINRMVPQVRHLASIENVHPVTFYRDCVAMAGELATFMAPEKTAPAFPPYQHHDLTATFQPVIRTLRRYLSAVLEQTAVSIPLDPRKYGISVGVIADRKLVSTANFVLAVSADIPAENLRRHFSGQAKIGPVEEIRQLVNSALPGITLRPLPVAPRQIPYHAGVVYFELAGDSPYWGKMTTSGGIAVHVSGEYPGLKMELWAIRQS, encoded by the coding sequence ATGTCGTGGGATAGCAAGGTCCTGTGGACCGAAGGGTTGTTTCTGCAACCCCACCACTTCCAGCAGGCCGACCGCCACGCCGAGGCGATGCGCGCGGGTCTGGCGCGCAGGCTGGCGCCCTACGCCTGGGGCGTCAGCGATCTGGAGATCGACCTCGATGTGCTGAAGGTCGGGCAGTTCGCGCTGAAATCCTGTTCCGGCCTGACGCAAGATGGCACTGTGTTCCGCGTTCCGGGGGCAGAGGATCACCCGCCCGCGCTGGAAGTGCCGCTCGCGATCAAGGATTGCATCGTCTACCTGTCGGTGCCGCAGCACCGGCAGGGCGCGCTTGAGGTGGACATGACCGGCGCCGAGCTCTCGGCCGCACGCCTGCGCCCGGCAGAGCTGGAGGTGACCGATACCATGGGCTCGGGGCGTAAGGCCGCGACCCTGTCGGTCGGCAAGCTGCGGCTGCAGTTTGCGCTGGCGGTGGACGATCTGGCCGACCGGCTGGTGATCGCCGTGGCCCGCATCGTCGAGGTCCGTCCCGACCGCGAGGTGGTGCTGGACAAGGGGTTCATCCCGTCCTGTCTCGACCTGCGCGCCGCCGCCCCGCTGGAGGGCTTTCTGCGCGAGCTGGACGGGCTGCTGGGCCACCGAATGACAGCGCTGGCCGGGCGGATGACGCAAATCGGCGGGGCCAAGGGAGCGGCCGAGATTCAGGACTTTCTGCTGCTGATGGCGATCAACCGCATGGTGCCGCAGGTGCGCCATCTGGCCAGCATCGAGAACGTGCATCCGGTGACGTTCTATCGCGATTGTGTGGCGATGGCGGGCGAGCTTGCCACCTTCATGGCGCCGGAAAAGACCGCCCCCGCCTTCCCGCCCTACCAGCACCACGACCTGACCGCGACCTTCCAGCCGGTGATCCGCACCCTGCGGCGCTACCTGTCGGCGGTGCTGGAACAGACGGCGGTTTCCATCCCCCTCGATCCGCGTAAATACGGCATCTCGGTGGGCGTGATCGCCGACCGCAAGCTGGTTTCCACCGCGAATTTCGTGCTTGCGGTCAGCGCCGACATTCCGGCCGAAAACCTGCGGCGGCATTTTTCGGGTCAGGCCAAGATCGGCCCCGTCGAGGAGATCCGGCAACTGGTGAACTCTGCCCTGCCCGGCATCACGCTGCGCCCCTTGCCGGTGGCGCCGCGCCAGATCCCCTATCATGCCGGTGTGGTCTATTTCGAACTGGCGGGCGACAGCCCGTATTGGGGCAAGATGACAACCTCCGGCGGCATCGCGGTGCATGTGTCGGGCGAGTATCCGGGGTTGAAGATGGAGCTTTGGGCGATCCGCCAAAGCTGA